CTTTAGCAGTTCCCATCACTTCTCTAGACAGTCTCATGTGCCCCCCTCATCAGGGTGGGATGTTCTCCTGGAATAAGTCCCGGGTCACTTGCTCAGGAATCTCTACTGGCTGCCAACCTTCTACCTCACAATGATATGGACTGAAAAATCCTCAAACCATCCCTGATATATAGGCATATCATCCTGAACATCTTCACTGATGTGATTCCCAACACCAGCATTGGGCCAATGCTGAAATGCCCTTACAGTTGCCTTTTCATTTCTCAATACAAATGCTGAACtttcccctgctgcagctgcagtgCAGCCATCCCTGTTCTGCCCTCAGTGGCTTCTGTCCTCTTTGTAAGCtccctttccaaatgcaaagttTGCTCTTCTGTGTCTACACCTCCAGGCCCAGGTCTTGCTTTTCCACTCTGCTCTTCTCCAAgttctttccagtttttctttctggaagcttctcctgctttcagcaggcagTCTCCATATGAAGCCCAAGTGACACAGAAGACAGTCAACCCATTCCAGTGGAGGAAGAAGAAAACTTCCCACCTACCTTTTCTCGGAAGTGCCAGGATCCTCCCACCAGCACAGCATGAGCCTTGAAATCACAGACACTGATGTCTCCAGTACCACACATCAGCAACTGAAAGGAAAAAGACCtgcagttacaaaaacaggagcACAAAGTACCCATGAAGCCAACCATTATTCCGGTTACAATAGTCAGGTTTGTGCCCTTAAGAGGCATGCAGGATGCTCAGAGTGCTGGGCCCAGGACATATGCAACTCTAGTAAGACCTCATGATCTCAATCAAGAGATAGGATGGTATCTCAAGCAGTACCAGCTTCTCCTGTTGGATATAAGATAGGctaagggaaggaaaaaacagcTGCCAAACCAGGAAATAGGGGAAACACTGAGAGGAGGGGGCTAatagcagtgatgagctgccaaaatattAACAACCAGTTCACTCCGCACCCCACGAGGGAGTCATggcccacccccgctccccctgccccatccacccccctcccctgtcccctgactgcctccagaaccgggcaggagggtctcatgggccaccgtagtgggtgcccaccctgcccctaagagccagagagacctgccggggggggagggggaggaggtggggagtcacggcagtgcttacctggggcagctcccaggaagcatctggtcggtccctctggctcctaggggcggggcagcgtagctggggggagcaggggtagTGGTCGCTCCcgccactgatcacatcaaaagttgcgccttaggcaccaactccgtgggtgctccggggctggagcacccacagggaaaattgccctgccccgcgcctggccccaTTCACCTCCagtctgcctcctcccccgaatgcaccaccccgctctgcttctccgccccccaccccccagcttctCACGAATCAACTGTTCgcacaggaagcctgggagggctgagaagcaagcggcggcttcgctCTCAgacccagggaggcggaggcgagctggggcgcgGAGCGGTTCCCCCGTGCACCCCCCTCCtcccggttacctgctgcggcgcgggcagcCCTTCTcgcgccgccccgccccgccccacctgcGCTCCGCCTCCGCGGGCCTGAGCACAAAGCCGCTGCTTGATTCTCAGCCTTCCCAGGCTTcccgtgcaaacagctgattcgcaggaaaccggggggggggggcggcggggggggagtggagaagcagagcggggcggagcGTAACTCAGgggtggaggcgagctggggccaggcgcggggcggggagctgctggtgggcgcacccaccaaattttccccatgggtgctacagccccggagcacccacggagtcagcgcctaaggggCCACTTTTGGCcatttgttaaatttagaagcccttttagaaccggttgtcccgcttccaaatttaacaaccggttccagcgaaccggctccagctcaccactggctaaGAGTCCTATGCACCCCATTGCTATTCTAGAATCTTGTCACCTACTGAGCACACCCTCTTGAAGTACCCTAAATTGATTGGGGTAACAGCTACCCAGAAAACAAGAACTCACGTTTGGCTGCCCAAATGACCACTGTACAAAGCAAAGTACTTGACAGACTATGCAAAGCGGTGAGTCTCAGAGCTGGAACTAGGATGCGTGCACCAAGGATTCTAGGCTTTGATGTTAAATGGGGAGCAGAGAAATTGATCAGTGCCTCTCTGTCTTGCCCTGGGCTCAATATTATGGTAGAAGAGTGACCTAAAGGAACTGGCCCTGTCCTCTAAATATCATTCCACCTGCCCTAAGCGGCATTCACAGTCTGGCTAGCCTTCCTACTACCCCAGGGGACTTAAGAGCATCTGAACCCATGACTCAAATACCCATTGATTAGGAATATAAACAATAATGATACATTATTATCCCTGAAGCCTGCACATACATGAGAGAAGAAGGAAATATCAAACAACACTCAGTGCCTTCTCCCTCAGATACATACGCTCACaatggagaggagggaaggaggggggggaaggtttTGGAAAGACACACTTTGCAAGTGTTGAGGCTTCCCATCCCCAACCAACTTTCTTCTGAAAAGGAGGGTcagtgggcaggcaggctcaggaTCAGCAGCACCTACCTCAAGCTCATTCTCATCAAAAATAGCTAGGAGGTTTTCAGGAACCAGCTCATTGAGACCTGAAAGACaagaagagagtaagtggcagtgCCTCCAGAACAGGGAGTTAGAGCCAAGCAGGGAGCACACAGTACCTCACCTTTCAGGAAGTGATCCACCTCTTCTCTAACCTGATTGGCCAGTCTGTATTGGGCAAGTAGATTCAGGTAGAAGATCTTATTTTCATTGGTTACTAGGACCTGAGCCCCTCCAGTTACCAGCTCAACCACCTGAAACAGGAGGCCACACAAGGATGTCAGTGTAAGAGTGTGTGAGGATGAGCAGTATCTTCCTTGTAGCGTAAACCCCCACCTGAAGAACCTCTCCCTACTCCTACGTTACTGATACTCTTCTTCTGTGGCCACTGTTGCAGGGACATCCCACACAATTCCCAGCCTCTCCTACTACAGATGAAAGGAGTGGAGACtgtcccaccctcactcaccacCTCTCACCTTCTCCAGCTGCCCCAATTTGTTGTATTTCTCCTCAGCGAAGACGAGCTCCATCTCACTCACATCATTGTTCAATATGAAACAAACCTTGGATTTATAGAATTCTGGGTCATCTGTTTCAAAATACTGAGGAAGAAAGGTAGATGAGGTACAgcgggtggagagagagagagagagagagatttaacaTACACTGTTGAGCAGGAATTCTGGGTCTGCTGGGAGCAAGCTCACATTCAGTTTCACTTCAGCCTGGGCTTAGCACAGAAGGCTGTGTGGCCTTACCTTGTAATGCATTCGCAGTCCTATGATCTGAGCCAGAAAGGATCTGGTGAAACGAGCTCGCACCAGCTGCTTGTAAGCTCCTCCCAGAGATGACTCATAGAGACACTTCCCAACCAGGCGGCCTGCAAACTCATACACCTTCAGCCGTAGATGTGGGGGCCGGTCAGGGTTGGGATGCACCTGCAAAGGACGGGGATCAGAATTACTACAGTATCAGCCATAGTTAACAGAAGTGACAGCAATGACCCCAACTGGCATTCACATTGCACACCACATCCAGGAAGATGCCCTCACAGCCCTTGAACTGCACCCTAAATCTGAACATAGATTCatagcttttaaggccagaagggatcattacaATCACatttctagtctgacctctttcaTAACATGGACCATAGATTTGGCCCAGTGCTTAAGGTAAAGCTGTTGTGGGTCTCAAGAATGACACTCAGAGAGCGCAGTAGCAGAGATTAAAAACCAGAATCCAGCCAGCAGAGACACAACATGAGCCACATGCATTGTCCCAAAAATTTGCCTTCCACCCCATGACAGGAGGAAGGGATTCTAATAGGCAGACAGACTGCATCTTCTGCCCAATAAGGCCTTCTTAGGTAGTGCCAACCCCAGTTCCTGAAAGCCTTGACTTCCCTGTTAGTGGTGTACCTTGCTGGCTTATGAGCCAGTGCTCTTAACTCTGCAACGTGGTGGGACATCCAAGCAAGAATTTGGAGACAATTTAGGAGGATTTGGGGCAGGCCTGAGAGCAGCCGGGGAAAGCAGGCAGGCACAGAGGCTGTTTTGATGTGTTTGCTGTTTAGCTGACAGCATGCCTACATGTCAAGTTCTGTCCACTGAAGTAGGAAGGTAAGGACTCACCAGTGCTTGGTTGTTGTCACTGAAGCGGGTAAAGAGCTGATTGGTGGTGTTAAATAAAGCCTTACAGATCAGCTCAAACCACTCTCTGCGGGGGCCTCCCCAGTCCAGAGCTACAAGATAAAATAAGTCCAAAACCGGTCAGCTCTGGGCCACATCCAGCTCTCTTCCATTTCTTCTTCCCACCCAGAGCTGCCAGAAAAACAGAATAATCTCTCTGGCTAGAGCATCATTATCTCTAAGTCACTGTGATGGGCAGAGCATTGCTCTGGGAATGCGATCACAGGAAAATAAGTACAGAGATGGCCGTTCACTTAATTTTCCTATAACTGCTCATATCAGACTCCTGTTACTGAATGATTTTCCATTCACTCAGACCTGTGGTTTCACATCCATTAAGTGAGCATGAAATGCAGGAGATTCATTTTCACACATTTAAATACACAAGTGACTGGTGAAACCTCTCTATCCACCACATTCACATCCCCTTCTCCACCCAGGTGACCAATATCAAACCAGCCACTATTTACATGTGACACAATCGGAAGCCCAGCTGCAAACTCTAAAAAAGGATGCTCTTGTAATGAAGGCACTGAACGGGGACTCAAGAATAATGTGTTCTGATACCAACTCAGCCACACACTCAAATGTatggccttgggtaagtcacttagtctctgtgcctcacatctccatctgtaaaatggggataataatacttccctacctcacagggggttgggaggctatattcattaatgtttgttcAAAACTACAGGGATGGAGGCCATAGAAGGATCTAGACACAGATGGATATGTTGCAAGGCAGCCAGAATTCCAGACCAGCAAGTGACTCTCAGTATGCTCCTGGCACACCCTCCTCAAGCCCATAAAAATTTCTGCTGGAGCAAGTTCCCTTACCTTCTTCATCCTGGAAAACCACTTCAAAGTTTTTGCTCCAGTCGGAAATGGAAAAATTCCGTGTTGCTTTCAGAGACTGAGAGAGTGAAAGGAAAAGCATTAGCAGCAGCGgccactgcccagggctcagcATCCATGCACGGAGGACTTAAGTAAAGCAGAATGGGAGGGGCCCAGTCTAGTAATCTGAATACAGGATGGGGAGCCAGAAACTAATCTTAGGCAGGTCATTTTCCTTTCAGTCTCAACCATAGGTGTGTTCTCCATTACAGAATTTAAGAGAAAAGTTCCCCACATCTGACAGCTCCTGGTCTCAAGACCAAGACAAAATTTGCTCAATAGCAACAGCCTAAGCATTGCCCATTCACAGCACTTCCCCCAAAACTGCCCCCTCTCCTACCCAGAGGCAGCAACTCAATAGAGTTTATTAAACCGTCTGTAGCTAGGAGCAACTTTTGTAAAGAAGTCTTAGTTCTCTCTGGCCCATCTGTCCAGTTTAGAAAACAGCCCCTCAGAAAGAATGTAGAAGAAAGAAGCCCAGGGAGAAGTTGCTGGTTTACATTTACCTGTTACAGCATGATTTACTTTAACAAAATCTTTCAAGTGACTGGAAATATGTAGGCCCACATTCCTGATCCCAATTAAAGATCTAAGTGCAAAACCTGTACCCTAAAGACCCCTGAAAGCAACAGTAAGCTCAGACTTAGTTGATCATTAAATAAATTGGAGCATCATGCTAGCCCCTGATTAGTGCTTATTTCTCTGGTTGCATTTGCCATGTGTGTTGTCCTCATTTTTCAAGTGTTTATATTTCTCACCcccacatttaatttttttgatcTTATCTGCCTGCAATGCTCCAGCTAATGGCTCTGCAGCAATTTCCAAGATAACAGGGTACAGAGGGAGTCTCTGAAAATGCTTTTAGGAATTAAAACTGGTTTGGATAATGAATCAGTACCTGAAGCCTCAGTGCATATAATGTACAGCCTGTCCAACCTGCAGAAAATATTCCCAAATCTAAATTTACCAACTATATCAAAGAGAATCTCAAccagtcctccctcccccacaactggtcttttccatttctgtcaCAATTCTATCCCAAAACACACATGGCATCACAAGTCATGGCAACTGATAGTTCTATTGCATCTAATTTAGAAGGTCATTTAAGGACTATAACAGGTGAGTTTGAGTCAAGTCTCACTGCTAATGCTCTGCAGAACACTTCGCAAACAGATTGAGCCAGTGCTCTGGGGCTGTTATTGCCACAGTTCCACATTCTTTGGCTTGGTCTATCCTAATGGACATGACAGTAATTCTCAGAGCATCTAGGGTGGGTTCCCATTTTTCAAGGATTAGTAAGCATCTGATATAGGACAACGATCAGGATTTTCTTATATTTTTCTGAAGAACTGTGCAAGGACACAACAGTGCGAGGCCATGGCCTCCTCCCTGCTCAGAGCATCACTGGCTCTTACAGTTTAAGGGGGAGGTACACAGCTTCCCATAAGCAGGAACAGTTACCAAACCCAAACAAAGCACACTGGACGAAGGCAGTATTCGGGGCTCTTTCTACTGCACACAAACCAACTGCCCCTCTAGCCTGGACATTGCTACTGCCATACCAGGAGAGATCAACTGTCCCTGAGTCCTAGCAGCTATCAGAGACTGATGCCAGAGGTTTAAGAAGAAGGTATAAGGCTTTCAGCATATATCTAATTATGTAACACTATCAAacgggaaatttttttttgcttcccttccCAAAGCTGGCGATCAGTTTATCTCCTGGAGCTAGAGGCTCAAAATTGTCATTGTTCCCGCAGTTGGTGTCAACTTGGATTTCACTAGAGAGTAACTGAGTGGCAACGAAAGGTGCAGGGATGGGTCCTGGGCACAAGTGGGAACAGCCTATTGTCCCCCCAGGTGCCAATTGTCACAAGCTCACTCACAGATTCCAGCAGGCCGTGGCGGCTGACCTTCAGTGTAACCTTGGAGTGAGGTCTCTTCATATGCACTTGACGCAACTCCCGCTGGAAGAAGTTCACTTTGTCCTGAAAAGTCTCTGAGCCTCCTGAAACAGTGATCTTATTATGATTGCATCTGAGCTGCCAACACCTCACGtgtcaggatggggtccccatcccAATTTGCATAGGACTGGTCTATAGTCAGAGTGATCTGCCATGGAAGGCAGGGACAGCATAACTCCCAGGGGACAGTTTGTGGTTTAGTCTCTCAGACATCCAGCCACTCATAGAGATGCCTTCAGAGGAATGACAGAGAAGCCTGCTGAGCATGAGAAGCCAGGGTCAATGAAATCCTTCATTGGAAGTGCTATCAGAAGCAGAAGGAGAGACAGAGGACTACTCTACAATTCCTAGAAGGGTTATAGAACTCTAAGTAAACGGGAATAAATGACCTCAAGAGCTAACTCCCTGCCTGCCACCCCGAGATGCTTGCAACCTGAGGATGCAGCAACCTGAATCCCCCAATCATAGTGTCTATCCCACCAGCCTCTTTTACCTATGTTTTTATGCAGAGAACGAATGAAAGTGGCTGCCAAGATGTTCCTCTCCTTGCAGCTGAgctccacagggggctggatcCCATCATCTACCACCAGTGTCAACAGCTTGTGCACAGGATCAGGCCCGTGGTAAGAAAACTAGCAGCAAAGAGACGCAGGACAGGGGTCAAACGACTGTGCAGCAGAAAGCACAGAGTGTGGGGTACACATACCAAGACCACTTTCTGCACACACACCTTCCCATCTGCACACTCACACAGAACCAATTAACAGGCACACtgcctctagagcaggggtggccaacctgagtttGAAAAGGATACAATACAAGacaatttaccagtgtacattgccagagagccacagtaatacgtcggcagccccccatcagctcccccaccccgctccccccacccaccgGCAGTCCGGCTGATCAgcgtctccccctccctcccaatcagctgttttgtggtgtgcaggaggctcagagggggaagagggaggagcgagggcatagcaggctcaggggagagggcaggaagcggtggagtgggggcaaggcctgtggcagagccaaggttgagcagtgagcacccgcggcacattggaaagttggtgcctgcagctccagcccggagtcggtgcctatacaaggagccgcatattaacttctgaagagccgcatgtggctccggagccacaggttggccaacTCTGCTCTAGCATCTGGATTCCAGCTGGGATGTTGCCTTTATAAAGCCCACTTCAAACAGTATGGGCTTCAGGGGGACCAAAACTAGATGCCTTCTTCCTCCTCCAATAAAGCAATTAGGAGAAGTGTGATACAGGACTGAGAATGATATCTAGGATCCTGATGTTAGGGTGAGGAGAAGAGACATGGCTGGCCCCTGCTCGCACACATTTCCAGTACTCTGGTAGGAAAGGTGTTTTTTGAGTTCCTGGATTTCACATATCTAGCTGCTCAGTGGAAATAACCACAATTCGCCAACAGCAGATCTAACAggcattattcattattattattattattcattattcagCAACAAGGGGTGATAGGGTGGAAACTGCAACAATAACTGGATGGAGACAAACCCACCTTGGTGCCAGGACATACTCTGAAGGTGAAGAGGCGCCAAGGAATGATCTTCAAGTAGAATTCCTTCACTGAGAATTGCTGGGGAGCCGTAGGGAAGAGAAATCATTAGCAGCCATATTTCTACTAAAGCTCTTTTCTGAAGTACTCTAGACTCAAGACACAAGATGAACAAACCCACAGGAAAAGCCTCCTTCCAGAACCTCTCCTGTGACAATACACATGCCCTTCAAACCTCCACTACGCAGTAACATGGGAGAGAAGAATGATTGTAAGCAACTTGGCAAAAGGACTTAATTGTTACACTTGTCTGTGAAGCTCCCAGGACACGCTGATGTGATATAAATATAGCAGTAAACCAGAGCATGCATTAACAGGCCAACGGCGCACACCTTAGCTTTTAAAAAGATAGTTGGTGTATAGGAATTTAGGGTGGAAGCCAGGATTCAAATAGCAAGGGATGCTACAGTACAGGACTGCAATGCATTGACAGAGCTGGGAAGTCCTGAGGAAAGTTATCCTGCATTGGCCAAATTATTGCTGTTACTCCTTCAATGTCATGAACATCAagttcaaacaaataaaaaaaaaaatcttgcaattGTTGAAGCTGGGGTGACCAAGCCAGTTTGCTGTCTTCACCATGCAGAGCGTTTGTGGCAGAAGGCCCTTAGCTGTGGAACTCCCTCTCACTGGAGAGCAGGCTAAGCCCCAATTTTAGTTCCTTTAGGGCACAATACAAGACTCCCTTCTGCACAGGCCTCCTTCAGCAAAGATGGCTGGGGAACAGTCAGCAGCAATTTTCCTGGACTTGAGCAAGTGAGAACAGCCCTGTGTAAGTCACTGGGACTGCTGGGCTGGACAGCCTGGATCTGTTGGACAGGAATGACGGTCTATATTTATGTATATGGTGCCCAAACACTACAGTTATGGGTGCATAAAAAAATACACAGATTAGACAGGTGCACAAGGGGTCTCTCTTCCAGTCCAAGCAGTAGCTACAACAGAAGGCATTCAGAATGATCTCCACTATCAGGAAATTTAACAGTGAAGCTTGATGAAAGTCCAAAATTGTCTCCCTGAATCAGAGTGAAGGGACTACTGggtcattccccctccccctcagacaTCATTCCTAGTTCCACATTTTCTAATACTGCATCCAATCTAGGTTTAAATATCCCAAGCAATGTGCCTTCCCCTTTACTGTTTGGTGACTGTTTCACagcctcatctctctctctgtcaggaAGATTTTTCCTAGATTAGGGTTTTACATGGGTACCTATTACTGTATTACTTGAACCCCTCCCAAATTAATGGATTGGCAAATTGAGGTCTCTAATGGAATTTTCTGCTCTTCTGGCTTCCCTAGGCACCCTGCTTAGGATAGGGGTtttggtggggagtggagggtcaATGGTTGCTGTAAATATTGATCTGGTTACAATGGCAAAATCTACATTGTTCTTTTCTTAATTTCCTGCCATTTCTCCTAGTTATACCTCAAGGTATCAAACTAAATAACCACTCTCAGTTCtaggtttttatattttaatcccTTCACTTTAGCTGTTAAACAGATTGTGTTTTTCTAATCTTTCTTCTTAAATCAGCCTTCCTAGCCCCCGAtcagttttattgtttttaatctgattttctTCCTTCTAATCATGATCTATAAGTACTCAACACTGAGGACACTTGATGCCCGATCTCACCAGACCCATACAGGAGCTAAttcaaagcccactaaagtcaatgaaaagactcccattgacttcaatgggttttggatcagacagAGATATTGTTATATCCCCCTGCTCTGTGATACGATGCTTCTACATATGCAATGCTAAAACTGAAGCAGTCTTTTTAACTGATACTGAATTGCAAACTCTACATTTTCTGCCCACTCCCTCTCTTGGTCTCCCTCAGCTGTTCCTGCTTTCCAGGTTTCTCGCTCCCATTGATTAGCTAGGTGGGGGATCATTTTTCCCCAGATGTTGCAGCGGCATCTTTGGATCCtttaggggaggaaaaaaaaaaaaaaccagaggaAAGGAATCTGATATAACAAGTTTAAACAAATACTTAGTTTCGACAAACTTTACCAGCCAAGTTTGACGTGTCTAGAAGCAGAGCCCAAAGTGATGGGCAAGGCAAGCTCTGAAATGCCAGAACATTTGAATCAAAAGCTAAAGAGCAGCAATCATGTGGGCTTTACCTTGGGTGACACATAGCAATACACTTTTTTGGGTTTCTTCACTTTCTCAGGAGTCTGGCCGTCAGATGGAGAGTCTTCATCCTCATCCTCAGTTGCGGTAGAAGGACGGCGCTGGGAGGAGCCCAGatgagtgggtgggaggtgccACTGCGTGTTGGCATAGCTAGTAGAGTTGTAAAGATAGGCTTCAAAGTAGATACTCACCCCTGACGTGGACACATTGCGTTCTACAATGTTCATTTCATTTTCTAAAGGACACAGATGGAACACGTGTAAAGCTTGATACAGCCAAGAAACGAAGTTCAGCATCTCACATTAAGCTCAGAGTCCACAGAACAGCACTAAGCAAAAAGTCTAACCAGCTAAGTGGGAACCTGGTAAAGTGAGTTAATAATGAAAGAGGCTCAAGAATGGGATATGGAGACTTTCACCTCCAGGACATCAGTATGTCAAGCCTTTCCATAGGCCTGGGAgacaggctggggggggcggtggggagggagagagagagagagtgtaggaATACAGAACCTTTTACTTCTAGGGCACCAGTTCTAACCTAACTCCTGCCTGTAGTGACCAAAAGCCATAACCATATGACAGTCATTCAGTAGCTTGTGTGAAATAAATTGGTAGCTTCTCTCCTTGTGGGACAGAGAACCACATCACAAAACAATTAGGAATGAGAATACCACCTATCTTTTACATACTACTCTTCATCTGTAGATCGCAAAGCACGCCCAAAATTGGCTCCCCTACTGTTAACCTGTGAGTTGCAAAGGAATGAGTAGGCCACAGTCAACTGCTCAATCTCTAAAAAATTCCCCTCTGAGGCAGGGGAGGAGACAGCTCCTGGGTTATACCTGTTGTGGGGATAGGGAATGTCTGTCTCCAGTGTTTTCTCCATCTAGCTTTCTTTGCCAGCACCAAATTTAccttatttaaataatattttaaattaatggaCATTACCAGGGCAACTGAGTGTGGATGGCATGGAGGGAAgccacatttaaataaaaaaccagCTCTACTTGACTAGACCATATGGCATCCAGTAGGAAGTGCAATTGGTCTGGGATCACCTAACATCTCTTAACTCACCACTTAGGACAATAATGTCAAAATCGCCATTGCTAATAGGCTGGTTTTGGTAGCAGATGCAAGCATGGAAACAGCCTTTATGGTGCAGGGTAAGTCGCAGAAACACTTGGCAAGTCTGCCGATTGGACACCACGGACTTCTCAAACAAAATGCCAGAGCTCTCTTCCTCTTGGGGACCCAGCTAGATAAAGAGAGAGAACATCAGTGGAGAGAACAACACTCTCTAGCTCAGTAGGAGACTGGGAGAGAGGGATGGAGTCCAACTCACCTCATGGATGGAAAGGCTGTAATTCTGCTCATCTATCAGGGACACAGAATTGCTGGTGGGATTATCATACTCATCTCTGGGGACAATCTGCAAGGTGTGCTGCTGCCTACAGGTCAGCACCAGAGTGGAGAAGTGGCAGACGATTTTGGTCTTGGAAGGAACCACCATCCCTGAAACAAAGAGAGACAATTTAGAATCAGAGACTGCCCTAGGTACAGCAGCAGAGAGCTAACAAGATAGGAGCACAATGCCCTGTAAAGAATGGATGAATTCTTAATACATTCCCCACCTCTGCAGCTAGAGAACCAAGCCACTAAGCACTGAAATGCATAGAATGGGGAGGAAAGAGCTTGCCAGGGGATAGAGGCCCAACATGCTGAACAGGGTTAACTCTCAGCTTCACTAAGGACATTTAAAAGAGTGTCCTCCACTCCAATCATGCTAGCACTTTAGCCCTCAACTCTGGAACTCATTCCCACAGCCAGTCCAATAAAGTACAGATCAGTGGATCTGTAAGCCTCAGCTAGTAATGCAAGCTTTAGCCAGAAGGGTATTGAGTAAGTTTTGGGCATCCTCTTTTTTTTTGGAGGCAATAAAGGGGGCAACTTAACTGGTATCGTGTCTATTTGTAAAATTATTTAATGGATGTATTTTTTATTGTACATGCACAGAGGGTATAAAATATGCTGATTGgaatcaaacagaaaaaaaataattaaaaggaaaaaggaaacttTTCCAACTAATGGATAATTAATCTGTGAAATTCATTGCTAGAGGAAATCAATGAAGCAAAGTTAAGAAGATCCAAGAGGATTAGAGTCGAATCAAAATAGCACTTGCAGTGACATTACCTAAGATAAATTATAATTCTCAATCGTTGTGCATAAAGGCATTCTCTAACCACTCAGCTGGGTCAGGATGAAGTTACCCACAAGGCATGGTATGGTGCCAACAGCTATGTAGGCTGAGAGGCACTAGCAGCCTACTCCAGTATATAGCAGCTTCTGTTTTCCTATGTTTGCTGCCCATAAGCTTGCTTAAACCAAGAGTCTCTGCTACTTGGGGTGGCATGTGCGAAGAACAGAATGCAGAAGGGGTAAATCCTCCCCACATATCTATCTCAGCTCTCAACACATATACCTTGGGGTGTCTGACACCTCTATATCCACT
The nucleotide sequence above comes from Caretta caretta isolate rCarCar2 chromosome 6, rCarCar1.hap1, whole genome shotgun sequence. Encoded proteins:
- the AREL1 gene encoding apoptosis-resistant E3 ubiquitin protein ligase 1 isoform X2 yields the protein MFYIIGGITVSIVVFFFTIKFLFELAARVVSFLQHEDRERRGERTIYDYVRGNYLDPRSCKVSWDWKDPYELFYKNGQPFPAHRPVGLRVQICHVELAMDIPVTQEVLQEPNSNVAKVAFTVRRAGRYEITIKLGGLNVAYSPYYKVFQPGMVVPSKTKIVCHFSTLVLTCRQQHTLQIVPRDEYDNPTSNSVSLIDEQNYSLSIHELGPQEEESSGILFEKSVVSNRQTCQVFLRLTLHHKGCFHACICYQNQPISNGDFDIIVLSENEMNIVERNVSTSGVSIYFEAYLYNSTSYANTQWHLPPTHLGSSQRRPSTATEDEDEDSPSDGQTPEKVKKPKKVYCYVSPKQFSVKEFYLKIIPWRLFTFRVCPGTKFSYHGPDPVHKLLTLVVDDGIQPPVELSCKERNILAATFIRSLHKNIGGSETFQDKVNFFQRELRQVHMKRPHSKVTLKVSRHGLLESSLKATRNFSISDWSKNFEVVFQDEEALDWGGPRREWFELICKALFNTTNQLFTRFSDNNQALVHPNPDRPPHLRLKVYEFAGRLVGKCLYESSLGGAYKQLVRARFTRSFLAQIIGLRMHYKYFETDDPEFYKSKVCFILNNDVSEMELVFAEEKYNKLGQLEKVVELVTGGAQVLVTNENKIFYLNLLAQYRLANQVREEVDHFLKGLNELVPENLLAIFDENELELLMCGTGDISVCDFKAHAVLVGGSWHFREKVMRWFWTVVSSFTQEELARLLQFTTGSSQLPPGGFAALCPSFQIIAAPTHSTLPTAHTCFNQLCLPTYDSYEEVHKMLQLAISEGCEGFGML